Within the Pirellulales bacterium genome, the region CACCGGCTCGCCGCGGTGCGCTTCGACCGCGTTTTGCTTCTTGATTTCCGCCAAGGCCCGCTTGTAGTCCTTCGGCATCACCTTGACGAACTTATGCACTAGCCGCGGCCAGTTGTCGAGCACGTAACGGCCACGGGCACTGTCGGTGTACTCCACGTGCTTGCGAATCAGGTCGTGTACCGTTTGCTTGTCTTCGGCATCGACCAACTCCTCCAGCTCGACCATCTCCTTGTTGACCAGCCGCGGAAAGCTGGCGTGCTCGTCGAGCACGAAGGCGATGCCACCGCTCATGCCGGCCGCAAAGTTGCGGCCCGTCTCGCCCAGGATCACCGCCACGCCGCCCGTCATATACTCGCAGCCGTGGTCGCCGACGCCCTCGACGACGGCCTTAGCACCGCTGTTGCGCACGCAGAACCGCTCGCCGGCGATGCCGTTGAGATACACCTCGCCGCTGGTGGCGCCGTAAAGAACGACGTTGCCGGCAATGATGTTTTCCTCCGGCACCAGGCTGCTGTCGCGCGGCGGATAAACGATCACCTTGCCGCCCGACAGGCCCTTGCCGCAATAGTCGTTCACGTCGCCCTCGACGCGCACGGTCACGCCGGACACGCCGAAGGCCATCAGGCTTTGCCCCGCCGTGCCGCGGAAGTTGAGTTGAATCGTATCTTCCGGCAGACCCCGGCTGCCGTAGCGCTTCGTGATTTCGCTGGAAAGGATGGTGCCCACCGTGCGGTTGACGTTGCGGACCGGAAGCTCATGCACCACCGGCTCGCCGTTTTCCAGGGCCGGCTGGCAAAGCGGCAGCAGCGTCGTCATGTCGAGCGACTTGGCAATGCCGTGGTCCTGGTCCTCGGCGTGATAGGTCTTCACATGATCGGGCACCCGCGGCTTGTAGAGGATGGTGCTGAAGTCGAGGCCACGGGCTTTCCAGTGGTCGATCGCCTTGCGGGTGTTGAGCATATCGACGCGGCCCACCATCTCGTTGATCGTGCGGAAGCCGAGCGAGGCCATGATCTCGCGCAGCCCCTCGGCGATCATGAAGAAGAAGTTGACGGCGTACTCCGGCTTGCCCGCGAATTTTTTGCGGAGTTCGACGTCCTGCGTGGCGATGCCGACCGGGCAGGTGTTCAGATGGCATTTGCGCATCATGATGCAGCCCATTGTCACCAAGGCGGCTGTGGCGATGCCCCACTCCTCGGCGCCGAGCATGCAGGCGATGGCGATGTCGCGCGGCGTGCGCAACTGGCCGTCGGTCTGCACCACGATGCGGCTGCGCAGGTTGTTTTTCACCAGCACCTGATGGGTTTCCGCCAGTCCCAGCTCCCACGGGATGCCGGCGTGCTTGATCGACGTGTAGGGGCTGGCGCCCGTTCCGCCGTCGTGGCCGCTGATAAGCACCACGTCGCTTTTGCCTTTCGACACGCCGGCCGCCACCGTGCCGACGCCGACCTCGGCCACCAGCTTGACGCTGACGCGCGCGTCGCGGTTCGAGTTCTTCAAGTCGTGGATGAGCTGCGCGAGGTCTTCGATCGAATAAATGTCGTGGTGCGGCGGCGGCGAAATCAGGCCCACGCCCGGCGTGCTGTGCCGAATGCGGGCGATCTCCTTGTCGACCTTGTGGCCCGGCAACTGGCCGCCTTCGCCCGGTTTGGCCCCTTGCGCCATCTTGATCTGCAATTCTTGAGCGCTGACGAGATACTCGCTCGTCACGCCGAAGCGGCCGCTGGCCACCTGCTTGATGGCACTGGAGCGGCGGTCGCCGTTGGCGTCGGGCAGGAAGCGCACCGGGTCTTCGCCGCCTTCGCCCGTGTTGCTGCGGCCGCCGATGCGGTTCATGGCGATGGCCAGCGTCTCGTGCGCTTCTTTCGAGATCGAGCCATAGGACATGGCGCCGGTGGCAAACCGCTTGACGATTTCCTTGGCCGGCTCGACCTCATCCAGGGGTATCGGATTGCCGGGCCTGAACTCCAACAGCCCGCGGAGCGTGAGCAACTGCCGCTGTTGATTGTCGATCAACTCGCAATACTTCTTGAAGTCGGCCGGACTGTTGAGCCGCGTGGCGTGCTGCAGCTTGGCGACCACTTCGGGATTGAACATGTGCGCTTCGCCCTTTTTCCGCCATTGATATTGCCCGCCCACGTCGAGCGCGAGGGTGTTGGGCACCTTGGTGCGCGGAAACGCGCTTTCGTGCCAGCGGACCGCTTCTTCGGCGATGGTCTCGATGCCGACGCCCTGGATTCGGCTGGCCGTCCAAGTGAAGTATTCGTCGATCAACTTGCGATTGAGCCCGATCGCTTCGAAAATCTGAGCGCCGCGATAGCTCTGCTGCGTGGAGATGCCCATCTTCGACATGACTTTCAGCAGGCCCTTGCCGGCGGCCTTCACGAAGTTCTTTTCGAGTTTTTCGATGGGCATGTCGGCCGGCAAGCAGCGTTCGCTCTGCATCTGCTCCAGCGTGGCGAACGCCAGATAAGGATTGACGGCGCCGGCGCCGTAGCCGGTGAGCAAAGCGAAATGCTGCACCTCGCGCGCGTCGCCCGTCTCGACGATCAGGCCGCACCGCGTGCGGGTTTCTTCGCGAATCAGATGGTGATGCACTCCGCTGGTCGCCAGCAGCGCGGGAATCGGCACCCGCTCGGCGTCGACGCCACGGTCGGAGAGAATCAGCAGCGTGGCGCCCTCGGCAATGGCCTGCGAGGCTTCCTTTCGCAACTCATGCATGCGGCGCTCCAGCGCGGCGGCGCCCTCGGCGCGCGGGAAAAGCATCGAGAGCGTGCGGGCCTTGTAGCCCGGCCGATCGAGCACCTTGATCGCGGCCAATTCCGCGTTGGTCAGAATCGGCTGCTCCAGCCGCAACAGGCGACACTGACCGGGCGCCTCGGCCAGCAGGTTTCCTTCGGAGCCGACCGTGGTGATCAGCGAGGTGACGATCTCTTCGCGGATGCCGTCCAGCGGTGGGTTCGTCACTTGGGCGAAAAGCTGTTTGAAATAGTTGTAAAGCAACTGCGGCCGGTCGGAGAGTACCGCCAGCGGCGTATCGTTGCCCATCGAGCCGACCGGCTCCTGAGCGTCGATGGCCATCGGCGCCAAAATGATCCGCAGATCCTCCAACGTGTAACCGAACGCACGCTGCAGCGCCAGCAAGCCGCCGTTGAGATGCCCGTTGGTAAAATGGCCGTTGGTCGCCTCGCCGTTCATGGCGGGCGGCTTGGGCAACGAGTCGAGCGTGAGCTGGTTTTCATTGAGCCACTGCCGATAGGGATGCCGCGCGGCCAGCTCGTGCTTGATCTCTTCGTCGGCGATGATCCGGCCCTGCGATGTATCGACCAGAAACATGCGGCCGGGACGCAGGCGTCCCTTCGACTCGATTTCGCACGGCGGGATGTCGAGCACGCCGGCTTCGGAGGCCATGATGACCATGCCGCCCTTGGTGACCCAGTAGCGGCTGGGCCGCAGGCCGTTGCGGTCGAGCACGGCGCCGATCGAAGTGCCGTCGGTGAAGGCCATCGACGCCGGCCCGTCCCATGGCTCCATCAAGCACGCCTGATATTCATAGTAGGCTTTCTTGTCGTCGGTCATGCTCTCGTGGTTGGCCCACGGCTCCGGAATGAGCATCGACATGGCCTGCGGCAGCGACCGGCCGGTGACGACCAGCAGCTCCAGCACGTTGTCGAAAATCGCCGAGTCGCTGGCGCCGGGCGTGCAGACCGGCAGAATCTTCTTCAGATCGTCGCCGTATTTTTCGCTGGCCAGCATGCTGCGCCGGGCGTGCATCCAGTTCACGTTGCCGCGCAGCGTGTTGATCTCGCCGTTGTGGGCCAAAAAGCGGAACGGCTGGGCCAGCTCCCAGGTGGGAAACGTGTTGGTGCTGTAACGCTGATGGACCAGCGCCAGCGCCGACTCGAACCGCTCGTCGGCCAGATCGGGATAGAACGGCTCGACCTGGTCGGCCAGCATCAGTCCCTTATAGACGACAACGCGCGACGACAACGTCGGCACGTAACAGTACTTTTTCTGCGTCAGCTCGCTGGCCCGCACCGCCGACTCGAGCTGCTTGCGAATCACGTACAGCTTCCACTCCAGCATGTCGGCCGGCGTGCCGCTGCCGCGGGCGATGAACACTTGCCGAATCACCGGTTCCACGTCGCGGGCGACGTAACCAATGTGCTCGTTGTCGATCGGCACGTTGCGCCAGCCGAGCAACCGTTGTCCTTCGGCGGCGATGATTTCTTCCAACTTTCGCTCGCACCAGTCCCGTTGGGCGGCATCGGGCGGCAGAAAAACGCAGCCGGCGCCATAGTCGCCCGGTTCCGGCAGCGTGAATCCGTGCTCTCGGCACTTCTCGACGAAAAACCCGTGCGGAACTTGCGTGAGGATTCCGGCGCCGTCGCCCGTCAGCGGGTCGCAGCCGCAGGCGCCGCGGTGCGTCAGATTCACCAGGATCTGCAAGCCCGAACGCACGATCTGATGGCTGCGCTCGCCGTGCATGTTGACCACAAAGCCGACACCGCAGGCGTCGTGCTCGAAAGCCGGATCGTAAAGTCCCTCGCCCTGGGGCAAACCGGGGTTCTGATGATTTGTGGTGGGCTGCATCACTTACCTCCGTCGACCTGCATGGACCAGCTCGGGCCGCGCATCGGCCTCGGCGATCGTTTGTCCGTTGTGGTTCTGGGTAGCTCCGACACTCCGTGACGGAGAAGCCTGGGTAGCTCCGTTCCCGGCGCGCCGGGGTGGCGGAATGTGTGTACCGTTGTCCCCATTTTGCTCGGCGAGAGCGTGGTGACCGTTGCCGCCGTTGATTTGCATGCCGCCAGGCGCGCCCTGCTCTCGACCCTGCCGTTGCAACAACTCGACAAACCGCTTGGCGGTCGTCGACAATTCCTTGCCGCGGCGATGAATGATGCCCAGCGGACGCACCAACTCGTCGGTGTCGAGCGGCACCGCGACAAGCGTGCCCGTCTCGACCTCGCGCGTGACGGTCGGTTCGGGCAGCAGGCCCACGCCGGCGTCGATCTCGATGGCCCGTTTGATGGTCTCGATATTGTCGAACTCCATCACGACTTGCACGGCGGCCGCGTGCAAATTCAGCACGCGATCGATCTCGCGCCGGATGGTCAGGCCGCCGTCGAAGCCGACCATCTTCAGGCCGTCAAGTTCGTTCAGACCGACGCAACGGCGGCTGGCGAGCGGGTGCATGGGGGCCGCGACCAGCACCATCGGCTCCTCGCGCCAGGCGAGCGCCTTGACGGCGCGCGACGATTTGGGGTAGCTCACCAGGCCCAGGTCGGCCAGGTCGTCTTCCACGGCCTGATAAACGCGGTCGGGGTGCAAATACTCCAGCCGCACATTGGCCTTGGGGTGTTGTCCTAAAAACTCCTGCAGGCAGCGGTTCATGTGGTGCAAACCCACCGAATAAATCGACGCCACGCGTACCCGTCCGGCCACTTCCTGGTGCAGCGTGCGTACCCGGTCTTCGACCGCGAAGTAACGCTCGACCACCTCGCGGCAGCCCTCATAATAGACCTCTCCTTCGGGCGTCAGCACAAACGGCCTCTTCGACCGGTCGATCAGCTTAACCCCAAGCCCCTCTTCAAGTTGCTGCACGAGCTGGCTGGCGCCCGATTGCGAAATATCGTTTTCGTCGGCCGCCCGCGAAAAGCTGCGTTGACGCACGACGTCGCAGAAAACTTTCAAACCCTTAAGCTGGACCGCCATTGTCTGAATAACCAAACTAAATGAAGCGTGCGAATACTATCTGGATAGGACATACCAGACTATTTGCTGGCAGTCCCGCCGTCAAGCACCTGAACCGAAACAAAATAAGGCGGGGTGATGCTGGCGGGCAGCGGCGGGAAGTCGAGACCGGCCCATACGACTACGACTAAGCTGGCGCGAAACTCTCCCCAGCCTTCACCGGATAACCCCGCAAGAATTCAAGCGCGGTGATCATCCGCTTGCCCGCCGGCTGCAACTCGTGAATTCGCAGGCCGCCGTCTCCGCTGGCGATGACCAAGTCGTCGCCCGCATGAATGACGGTGCCTGGATTTGCTTCCGATCGTTCACTCACCGACGTGCGGCCAAGAATCAGCCTAAGCGTCTGGCCGCCCGGACGATGCCAAAACGTGTAGGTTCGCGGCCAAGGTTCCAGAGCACGAATCTGATTGCGGATGGCCGTCGCCGAGCGAGACCAATCGATCGCCCCGTCGGTCTTTCGCAGCCGCCGAGCAGGACTGGCTTGCGACGGATCTTGCGGCAAGGCGGTGACTTGGCCGGCAGCCAACTCGTCGATGGCCCTTACGACCAACGGCGCTCCCATTTCGGCCAAACGCCGCTCCAACTCGACCGCCGTCTCGTCGGCTCTGATCGGCGTGCGAGCTTGGGCCAGCGCGGGGCCGGCGTCGACGCGCGGCGTCATGTGGATCACCGTCACGCCGGTTTCGGTGTCGCCGTGATAGAGGGCCCAGTTGATCGGCGCCGCGCCGCGATACTTCGGCAGCAGCGAACCGTGCAGGTTGATGCCGCCCAGCCGGGCCACCGCCAGCGTCGGGGCCGACAGAATCTGCCCGTAATCGGCCACGATGAACAGATCCGGCGGCAGCCGCGCCAGCTCGCTACGGGCTTCGTCGGTATTGATGTTCTCAGGATCGAGAACCGGCGTATTGTGCTCGGCCGCCACGTCGCGTAGATGGCTGGCGGGAGCCTCCGCGTGCCGCATGGATCGCAACGGTTGCGTGATCAGGGCCACGACGTGGTGCCGCGTGCCGAATAGTGCCCGGAACAGCGGCGCCGCGAACGGACCCGTGCCCATCATTACCAGTCGCAACGAAGATTGGCTGTCGGCCGCCATGGCTCAGGTGCGTGATGCTTCCAGTTCGGCCAGGCGAGCGGAAATCTGCTCGTCACTGGGAATTTCGCCCCGTTGACGCCGGCTGGCAAATTCCTCCTCGAATTCGACCAGCTTTTCTCGCACCGCCGCTTCGGCCGTCGACGTCAGCCGGTCGATGAACAGCACGCCGTTCAGATGGTCGGTCTCGTGCTGCACGACGCGGCCAAACAGGTCGTCCAAATCGTACACAATCTCGCGGCCGGCCAGGTCATAGGCATTGACGCGGATGGCCTCCGGTCGCCGCACCTCGGCAAACAGACCCGGCAGACTCAAGCAGCCTTCCTCCTGTTCGGAGCTGCCCTTGGGATGGCTGAGTACCGGGTTGATGAAGACGTGCTCTTCGTCTTTCAAG harbors:
- the def gene encoding peptide deformylase, with translation MLRVINYPHPTLRRTAKALQLVDAELRTLVREMFDLMYSKEHRGVGLAANQVDLPYRLFVVNLSSDPDLKDEEHVFINPVLSHPKGSSEQEEGCLSLPGLFAEVRRPEAIRVNAYDLAGREIVYDLDDLFGRVVQHETDHLNGVLFIDRLTSTAEAAVREKLVEFEEEFASRRQRGEIPSDEQISARLAELEASRT
- a CDS encoding LysR family transcriptional regulator, whose protein sequence is MAVQLKGLKVFCDVVRQRSFSRAADENDISQSGASQLVQQLEEGLGVKLIDRSKRPFVLTPEGEVYYEGCREVVERYFAVEDRVRTLHQEVAGRVRVASIYSVGLHHMNRCLQEFLGQHPKANVRLEYLHPDRVYQAVEDDLADLGLVSYPKSSRAVKALAWREEPMVLVAAPMHPLASRRCVGLNELDGLKMVGFDGGLTIRREIDRVLNLHAAAVQVVMEFDNIETIKRAIEIDAGVGLLPEPTVTREVETGTLVAVPLDTDELVRPLGIIHRRGKELSTTAKRFVELLQRQGREQGAPGGMQINGGNGHHALAEQNGDNGTHIPPPRRAGNGATQASPSRSVGATQNHNGQTIAEADARPELVHAGRRR
- the fmt gene encoding methionyl-tRNA formyltransferase, which encodes MAADSQSSLRLVMMGTGPFAAPLFRALFGTRHHVVALITQPLRSMRHAEAPASHLRDVAAEHNTPVLDPENINTDEARSELARLPPDLFIVADYGQILSAPTLAVARLGGINLHGSLLPKYRGAAPINWALYHGDTETGVTVIHMTPRVDAGPALAQARTPIRADETAVELERRLAEMGAPLVVRAIDELAAGQVTALPQDPSQASPARRLRKTDGAIDWSRSATAIRNQIRALEPWPRTYTFWHRPGGQTLRLILGRTSVSERSEANPGTVIHAGDDLVIASGDGGLRIHELQPAGKRMITALEFLRGYPVKAGESFAPA
- the gltB gene encoding glutamate synthase large subunit; this encodes MQPTTNHQNPGLPQGEGLYDPAFEHDACGVGFVVNMHGERSHQIVRSGLQILVNLTHRGACGCDPLTGDGAGILTQVPHGFFVEKCREHGFTLPEPGDYGAGCVFLPPDAAQRDWCERKLEEIIAAEGQRLLGWRNVPIDNEHIGYVARDVEPVIRQVFIARGSGTPADMLEWKLYVIRKQLESAVRASELTQKKYCYVPTLSSRVVVYKGLMLADQVEPFYPDLADERFESALALVHQRYSTNTFPTWELAQPFRFLAHNGEINTLRGNVNWMHARRSMLASEKYGDDLKKILPVCTPGASDSAIFDNVLELLVVTGRSLPQAMSMLIPEPWANHESMTDDKKAYYEYQACLMEPWDGPASMAFTDGTSIGAVLDRNGLRPSRYWVTKGGMVIMASEAGVLDIPPCEIESKGRLRPGRMFLVDTSQGRIIADEEIKHELAARHPYRQWLNENQLTLDSLPKPPAMNGEATNGHFTNGHLNGGLLALQRAFGYTLEDLRIILAPMAIDAQEPVGSMGNDTPLAVLSDRPQLLYNYFKQLFAQVTNPPLDGIREEIVTSLITTVGSEGNLLAEAPGQCRLLRLEQPILTNAELAAIKVLDRPGYKARTLSMLFPRAEGAAALERRMHELRKEASQAIAEGATLLILSDRGVDAERVPIPALLATSGVHHHLIREETRTRCGLIVETGDAREVQHFALLTGYGAGAVNPYLAFATLEQMQSERCLPADMPIEKLEKNFVKAAGKGLLKVMSKMGISTQQSYRGAQIFEAIGLNRKLIDEYFTWTASRIQGVGIETIAEEAVRWHESAFPRTKVPNTLALDVGGQYQWRKKGEAHMFNPEVVAKLQHATRLNSPADFKKYCELIDNQQRQLLTLRGLLEFRPGNPIPLDEVEPAKEIVKRFATGAMSYGSISKEAHETLAIAMNRIGGRSNTGEGGEDPVRFLPDANGDRRSSAIKQVASGRFGVTSEYLVSAQELQIKMAQGAKPGEGGQLPGHKVDKEIARIRHSTPGVGLISPPPHHDIYSIEDLAQLIHDLKNSNRDARVSVKLVAEVGVGTVAAGVSKGKSDVVLISGHDGGTGASPYTSIKHAGIPWELGLAETHQVLVKNNLRSRIVVQTDGQLRTPRDIAIACMLGAEEWGIATAALVTMGCIMMRKCHLNTCPVGIATQDVELRKKFAGKPEYAVNFFFMIAEGLREIMASLGFRTINEMVGRVDMLNTRKAIDHWKARGLDFSTILYKPRVPDHVKTYHAEDQDHGIAKSLDMTTLLPLCQPALENGEPVVHELPVRNVNRTVGTILSSEITKRYGSRGLPEDTIQLNFRGTAGQSLMAFGVSGVTVRVEGDVNDYCGKGLSGGKVIVYPPRDSSLVPEENIIAGNVVLYGATSGEVYLNGIAGERFCVRNSGAKAVVEGVGDHGCEYMTGGVAVILGETGRNFAAGMSGGIAFVLDEHASFPRLVNKEMVELEELVDAEDKQTVHDLIRKHVEYTDSARGRYVLDNWPRLVHKFVKVMPKDYKRALAEIKKQNAVEAHRGEPVGMLAAAGG